GACTACCGCTCTCATGGTCTTGGGTATCGTTGGGCTCATTTTTTCACTTAGAACGGAACTTGTAACCTTTGGTCTTTATTCATTTCCCGCCGTTTGTTGTCTTACTTTGTCTCTCGTTCGTCCTTAGCACGGAATCTTTGTGAAACCTGTGGATCTCGGTGATGTTCGTCCATGAATGCTTAATATCGGGTGACTCAGTAGTCGTCGTTGGGTCAAATCATGTACTGTCCCAAGTGCGGCACGGAATTACCAGACAATGCTGAGTACTGCATGAAGTGTGGTACGCATATTGGCGAAGCGAAGGTCAGAAAAGCTATCGATGACACAAAGCCGGTCCTTGCTCCGAGCGGGGCGGTTTCTTTGAACTGTCCGAGCTGCGGTGCTCCATTGTCGCCCAAGTTCGGTGAGATGGTCATCACATGTGAGTACTGCGGAACGGCGATCGCCCTGGGGAGCGAAGGATGGACCGGCATCAAGAAGCAGACCATGCTTCCGGTGAACTTTCCCGACACAGAGACCGTGAGCAAGAAGATCGCGCAATCCATGGATCAGGGCCTCCTTCACCGCCATCTACAGGAGAAATCGGTTCTGGAGGAGTTGAACCTAAGCCTTGTGCCATACTGGATCGTTTCCGTGTCAGCCAGGACCTCGATCATCTCAAGTGATGTTGCCGTGGAGGCTGGTCAGATCGCCACGACCGCGGCCCTCTTCGGACTGATGGGAGCGGGCATCGGGGGAGGAAGGGGTAGAGCCAATATCTCCGGTCCTCTGGTCGCTGGTGCGATGATGGGATCTATGATGAACCCCGGTCGTGGAGGGGCCAAGAAGACCTTCGAGATCGATAACAATTACAACTTCCCGGTGGTGGCTTTGAAGGGAATGGCCGAACATCAACCCCGGGACTATCAGTTCAGATTGGAGGAGAGGGCCTTCTTCGATATTTCGAAACTTCCGAAGGGGATAAAGATCCTCAACGGGGACGTCGGTGAGGAGGCGGCGAAATATCAGGCAAGAACGCTTGTGACCCAGCTGCAGTCCGACAAGGCTCATGCGGAGCATCACATGATCCAGGAGCTCCATACCGATGTCGATGTCTCCGAGACCGAGCTACTGCATGCTCCAATTTGGTTCGCCAGATACGATTTCAAAGGAAAGAAGATAGCCCTCGTCATCGACGGTAATTCCGGCGCTGTGATCAATAGCATCGGCCTATGAGAGATTATTTAACCGAAGTAGTGATAACGAGGGTTTGTCCAAAGGGCCTGTAGGGTAGCCTGGATTATCCTTTTGGCCTTCGAAGCCAAAGACTGGGGTTCGAATCCCCACAGGTCCGCCACTATTCTATCCAGTCATCCGATTTTGAAAATCAATTCGGGGTTTTTTTGAATCCTGCCATCTGGCTGGCGAAACCCCTTCTATCTTTTTCTTGGTTCTCGAACGAATGAGATCGAGAGCTCGTTCTGTTCTCTTTACTCCCTTCCTTTCTTGTTAACCTTTTAACCTATTTCTTCTCTCTACTTTCTACTGGATAGTAGATAATCATAAGGGTAACAAGGAGGGTAACTCCAGGGTAACTATGTGAAGGGGTTAACCGAGCAAGGAATCGTTCCCATTTTTGATTCTCAATATGATTCCATTGACCAATATCGTTAATCAATAGGTCGTTCCTTTTCCCTCTATTGCACGACTTGGTCGAAGTATACCTAGATGAAAGCGGAGATCTCGGGTTCTCTCCGAACAGCTCACGATACCTAGTGATTGCTGCGACTGTTACGACAAGCAAGGTGAACTTCGACAGGATTGTGAAAAAGGGAAATGAGAAGCTAAAGATCAAGGGCAAGTCCCGTGCCGAAGTAAAATTCAACAACAGCGACGACTGGATGAGACATTTCTACATCGATAGGTTCTGCGACACCGGCTGTCATGTTCATTGGTGCTCGATCGAGAAATCCGATACGAAAGAGCACTTGATAAGATGCAAGGACAAGCTCTACAACTACATGTGTGGTAGACTGATGGCCTCAGTATTCGGCAGTTACAATGCCCGCAAATTCAACATGATCGTGGACAAGAGGGCGGGTGGCCGAGCAGAGAGGAACGATTTCGACCGCTATATGAACACCATTTTAGACCACGAACACATGGGCAATTTTCTACCAGAGCTAAGACTCAGCCATTACGACTCATTTAACAATCCTGGATTGCGGGTCCATGATTTCGTGGTCGGGTCTGTCTTCCAGCATCTGGAAAGGAAAAATGATGAATACTATGATAAACTAAAGAACAAGGTTGACTGGGGCGAGAGGTTATGGTAAAAATTGCAGACCCCGAATGGATTCTTGCGTTGTGTACCCTTCCGGTGCACGTCTACCATCCGGGACTTACCTGCAATAACTAAAGGAACGAATTCTATATATTAAACCTTATGACGTTTTTCCACGGAAGATGGGGAGAAAAGCGACATTTACGGGACCTAAATAATGGAAGGTGAGCTTCGGACGCGCCGACCCGCCGAAGGGGGCTCGCTCTCTCGTTGACCGGAAACGGGGCCGGAAAGGGCGTGGGTGCACGGACAAATTAGTGGTAAGGCGCACGTGCATGATGGACGCTCTCATTCTTGGACATTTTTCTTGATAGTGTTGACCACCGTTCCGTCCTCGAGCACCACCACATACTCGTCCGGGGAGATCTCCCAGAGCTTTGTGCTCGCGTAGATCAACGACGTCGCCTTGAAGTAGGCGAGCTCCAGGTCCTTACTTACTACCAGCGAGTTCCCGTCTAGGTCCTCGATTTTCCAGGGGCCGGCCGCGTTCCAATCCATGAGCTCGATGACGAACCGAGAGGTGATTAAGGCGATGGGGGGGGAGATGGGTGAAAGTGCTCCTTTCTCACTTTCCCAGGTCCTTCAGCCATTCGGCGTTCGTCCCGCTCAGGGTATACGTTACGACTGAGGTGGGGTCGATCGTCACCACTTGGATGACCGTCACTCCACTGTTCTTCTCAATATAGTAATCGTCGACCTCATTTCCACTTGTCAATCGATAGTGGGCCAGGTCCATCAGCCCGTAGCAGGTCGACGCCTTAGCGGTACCTAGGTATTCTGCGTTTTCATACTCCAGGATTTTGAAAACACTCGTGTAGTTATGGACACTAGATGTTGGCGCGACAGGATAGCCAGTGAATGAGACTGAATCGGTATAGCTGTCAGGGCCGACACTCGTGATCGTGTCTGTCATCATTGCGGAAATCTGCCCAACCGTAGTGGAATATCCCGTCATCGTCCAATTTGCATATTCTCCGACAACCCGCCGGTCATGGACGACAAACGATGCGTTAGCTTTCCCTGCCTCGATCAGATGATTCCCGATCATGCTTGAAGTGACATTGCATTTGACCGTTGCCTGCTCTCCAGGGACAAGCTCGACAGAGATCGAATGGCAACTAACAGAATCGAGCATGATGCTGTCATTGTAGAATCCCGGATGATTCCCGATGTTCTTTACGATTACCGTTACATTGACCATGTGATTGGCCAATATATCATTCCTGTTCAACTGGATCCCTGTGACCTCGAATTTTGTACTATTATCTGGTGCGGGCGTTTTATTCAATAGTAATACCGCACCCAATCCGGCGATCACGAAAATGGCAACGACAGCTACGACGATAAGGACCTTCCTCAAGTAAATACCCCAGGATTACAAGATGATGCTAGGATAAATAAGCACCTTGAACGACATCCTGGCGGTTCCCTTTAGCGTTTCAAACGACCTTCTCCGAGGCCTCTATAACGACGCGGCCGGCACCATCACTTCTTCGTTGCCCTTTCAACCGCCATGTTATACGCACCGATGAAGCGCCCCATGTTCTTTGTCCGTTCTCGGTAATCAGCTTCAATCTTATTCTTATTCGATAACCTGCCAGACAATATCCCCATCAAAACTTCTTGGAATTCCTTATCGGTCTTGCTCAGATCATAATTCAAACCTAAAAGGGCAAGGATGAAGAATACTAACGCTGCAAATGAAAAGCCCCGAAGAAAATCAACTAGAACCCACCAATCAACATTAGAAGGACCCATGTTCAACAGCCAAAGGGCCAGTCCACCTAAGGCAAAAGCGACCGTTATATTATGTTCGCGCTTTCTGTCGACCTGTTCCTTGAAACGGGCCACGAGTTCAAACCACATCTTGACTTCATCGTCCATGCGTGGAACGATGTTTGGGGGGCACCATAATATTATTTATGAACAATTTTCTCAGACTGTTAAGGCCGTTTGCCCGTTCGGTCCTTGAGCTCCTGCAGTGCCCGGTCGACGGCGTGTGAGCGTGACGAGTAGATCTTCTTCTCGATCTCCTGATCCATGAACCCGACGAGATTCCCGGAGACCGTGACCGAAAGCTGCACCTTGGGGTCGGCTTTCTTTTCTCCTTTCTTCATAGGATACCATAGGATAGAATAGTTATTTATAGTTCATTATCACATACTACATTCAATAGGATAACATAGGATAAAGTGAGAACATGGAAATGAGCACAGAGCCAAAACCCGTAATGAGCCAAGCACCGAAGACCGTCAGGATCGGGAGCGAGTACGTGATCAAGCCGTCCAAGTTCCGTATCATCATCGAGCTCTCGGAAGGGTTAGCGATCGACCCGTTCTGGCAGAACGACCTCGACTCAGCGCTGGCGCAACTCGCCACCACGATCGAGAACGCAACGCAGGCGGTCGCCCACGACGCTTTCGATCTCCTCCCGGGTGAGTTCTAGGGGCGGTCCAGGAACGCGACCAGGGCATGCGCGTTCGAAACCTACGAACTGCTACCGGCCGATTTCTGATAAGGGGATCGCTGCGAGGGGGAGCTCTGCCCGCTCTCCCTCAACACTCTTTTTTTGAAGTTCATTGACAAATGCGAAAGTCACATATGCCGTTTTCCGGCCAGACATAGAAAAGAGCCGTTTTAAAACCCACGCAAACCTTACATTTTACCGAAGCAAACCGACATGCCGTTTTCGGTCTGGGGTGCGAATTGAAGCGAATCAAAGGGCACGTTCTATAAAAACCGGTGGCACGACCTCCGGAAAGGGGAGCGAAAGGGAAGGATCTAATGATCTTAAGATGACAACCGGAGGTTCATATCCTCGGCGGGAGCGAGGGCGATGATCGCTCATGGTGAGGACGCCCGGCGCCATCCGCGTGACCTTACCCGATACCGCCGGGAGATGAGCGAACTAGAGTGGATCGACGTTTTTCAGGGATTGAACGCCCTCGGCCGTCCTCTTTTCTTCTCAGTGATCGTTACCTTGTTCTTCATCGATTGTTCCCTACTCAGCATGTCAATCGCTCCCAGATAATATTCGAGCCAGAAAAGCAAATGAGTTCCCTGCCAGTCATCCCCTGCGGGCTTGGATTTGTCAGGTTCGCTCCAAACGGCCTGGGTGTCTCTATGCCTCTTAATGTAGTCGGTGCCCCACCAACCTGGTATGGATATTCCCCGCCGCCCCTCTAGCCATCTGAGGGATTCATGCAAGGATTCGCAACGTCTCAATAGTTGCGTCCTGAGCTCTTGCCTTCGCCTGTTGTCGGCAAGAATTTCAGAGGGTACAAGGACCGGTTCCAACGGGTATGGTTTACCTTTAGCCTCGGCATCGGCTTTGCATGCAGCTATCACAAAATTATAGCCTTCCGACGCCTCGCCGGCCGACCCTTGAAGCACTCCTGAACCAATGATCTCAGATACAATGTTCTTGCACTCATCAATAAGAAGGCGGTCGACCTCAGATGGCGTCTTGTCAACAGGGCCAATTTTAGATCGGTTCTGCACTAAGAAATATCGAGCTCGGCCATGAACTCTATCAGTATTAACAATTCCATTTTTCTTCAACTCTTTGAGTCTACGGTAGATCGTGGCTCTCTTGTTTTCTCCGAAATGTCTCACTAGCATCTGGACATCCATACTTGTAACATTGTGTAATAGGTCTAGTATCATTGTTGTCTCAACTGTATCATCTTGTCCAGTCATCAACATTCCTCAATTATTGACACACGTATAGCACTAAGTAATGATATATTTTACTATCTATGTAGTAGTAATGAGTTACAAATGTAACCGCGATGGTGTCAAAACGGCAATGGTGCATTTGCGCGTTCCATCCTGGTTGGATGAACGTATAAAGGCCCGTGCAGAGGCAGTCGGTGAAACGCCAAGTGTCGAGATGAGACGGGCATTGATTGAATCGTTTGGTAAAAAGAATGATGAACATCAAGAGCCCGGTAGATCTCCATG
Above is a window of Methanomassiliicoccales archaeon DNA encoding:
- a CDS encoding zinc ribbon domain-containing protein, which translates into the protein MGQIMYCPKCGTELPDNAEYCMKCGTHIGEAKVRKAIDDTKPVLAPSGAVSLNCPSCGAPLSPKFGEMVITCEYCGTAIALGSEGWTGIKKQTMLPVNFPDTETVSKKIAQSMDQGLLHRHLQEKSVLEELNLSLVPYWIVSVSARTSIISSDVAVEAGQIATTAALFGLMGAGIGGGRGRANISGPLVAGAMMGSMMNPGRGGAKKTFEIDNNYNFPVVALKGMAEHQPRDYQFRLEERAFFDISKLPKGIKILNGDVGEEAAKYQARTLVTQLQSDKAHAEHHMIQELHTDVDVSETELLHAPIWFARYDFKGKKIALVIDGNSGAVINSIGL
- a CDS encoding ribbon-helix-helix domain-containing protein, which translates into the protein MKKGEKKADPKVQLSVTVSGNLVGFMDQEIEKKIYSSRSHAVDRALQELKDRTGKRP
- a CDS encoding DUF3800 domain-containing protein; the encoded protein is MHDLVEVYLDESGDLGFSPNSSRYLVIAATVTTSKVNFDRIVKKGNEKLKIKGKSRAEVKFNNSDDWMRHFYIDRFCDTGCHVHWCSIEKSDTKEHLIRCKDKLYNYMCGRLMASVFGSYNARKFNMIVDKRAGGRAERNDFDRYMNTILDHEHMGNFLPELRLSHYDSFNNPGLRVHDFVVGSVFQHLERKNDEYYDKLKNKVDWGERLW